A single window of Balaenoptera acutorostrata chromosome X, mBalAcu1.1, whole genome shotgun sequence DNA harbors:
- the LAGE3 gene encoding EKC/KEOPS complex subunit LAGE3: protein MGRPAARRRSRRRSAAAMQAAEADAGAGRMAGGAEGLGSQGGRGGRGGPRSAGAAAAANDGALCVAPAQHSPGPGGHPASTARRPGSRPHVFALSVPFPSTLEAEIARGSLAPDAELHHGAVGKELTVNGSVLAVHWRAEDSHLLQISIVNFLDQLSLVIRTMQRFGPPVAR, encoded by the exons ATGGGGAGACCGGCGGCCCGAAGACGGAGTCGGAGGCGGAGCGCTGCGGCCATGCAGGCGGCAGAGGCGGACGCAGGCGCAGGCAGGATGGCGGGCGGCGCTGAAGGCCTGGGCAGccaggggggcagggggggtcGGGGCGGCCCTCGCAGCGCGGGTGCTGCCGCCGCTGCAAACGACGGAGCTCTGTGTGTCGCGCCGGCACAGCACTCTCCGGGGCCGGGCGGACACCCCGCGTCCACGGCCAGAAGGCCGGGAAGCCGGCCGCACGTATT CGCCCTAAGTGTGCCTTTCCCGTCCACCTTGGAGGCGGAGATCGCCCGTGGGTCCCTGGCCCCAGATGCCGAACTGCACCATGGGGCTGTTGGGAAGGAGCTCACAGTAAACGGCAGCGTCCTGGCGGT CCACTGGAGAGCTGAAGATTCCCACCTCCTCCAAATTTCCATCGTCAACTTTCTTGACCAGCTTTCTCTGGTGATACGGACCATGCAGCGCTTTGGGCCCCCTGTTGCACGCTAA
- the UBL4A gene encoding ubiquitin-like protein 4A isoform X1 → MQLTVKALQGRECDLQVSEDELVSTLKHLVSERLNIPVRQQRLLFKGKALADGKRLSDYSIGPNSKLNLVVKPLEKVLLEESSERTVAEAPPPPPAAWPLISKVLARHFSAADASRVLDQLQRDYERSLSRLTLDDIERLAGRFLHPEVTEAMEKGFSNVCFIPGLRLRIRRWLPAASTKSLDHSQQGAPSRPVA, encoded by the exons ATGCAGCTAACAGTGAAGGCGCTCCAGGGCCGCGAGTGCGATCTGCAG GTGTCGGAGGACGAGCTGGTGTCCACGCTGAAACATCTGGTCTCCGAGAGGCTGAACATCCCTGTCCGCCAGCAGCGGCTGCTGTTCAAGGGCAAGGCCCTAGCAG ATGGGAAAAGACTCTCCGATTACAGCATTGGGCCCAATTCCAAGCTCAACCTAGTGGTCAAACCTCTGGAGAAGGTGTTACTGGAAGAAAGCAGCGAGCGGACAGTGgccgaggccccgcccccacccccagccgccTGGCCTCTAATCTCCAAAGTCCTGGCCCGTCACTTCAGCGCCGCAGATGCCAGCAGAGTCCTGGACCAACTCCAGAGG GATTATGAGAGGTCCCTGAGCCGCCTGACGCTGGATGACATCGAACGCTTGGCTGGCCGTTTCTTGCACCCTGAAGTGACTGAAGCTATGGAGAAGGGGTTCTCCAA CGTCTGCTTCATCCCAGGCCTCCGCCTCAGGATCAGAAGATGGTTGCCTGCAGCTTCCACCAAATCCCTCGATCACAGCCAGCAAGGAGCACCTTCCCGACCTGTAGCATAG
- the UBL4A gene encoding ubiquitin-like protein 4A isoform X2, with translation MQLTVKALQGRECDLQVSEDELVSTLKHLVSERLNIPVRQQRLLFKGKALADGKRLSDYSIGPNSKLNLVVKPLEKVLLEESSERTVAEAPPPPPAAWPLISKVLARHFSAADASRVLDQLQRDYERSLSRLTLDDIERLAGRFLHPEVTEAMEKGFSK, from the exons ATGCAGCTAACAGTGAAGGCGCTCCAGGGCCGCGAGTGCGATCTGCAG GTGTCGGAGGACGAGCTGGTGTCCACGCTGAAACATCTGGTCTCCGAGAGGCTGAACATCCCTGTCCGCCAGCAGCGGCTGCTGTTCAAGGGCAAGGCCCTAGCAG ATGGGAAAAGACTCTCCGATTACAGCATTGGGCCCAATTCCAAGCTCAACCTAGTGGTCAAACCTCTGGAGAAGGTGTTACTGGAAGAAAGCAGCGAGCGGACAGTGgccgaggccccgcccccacccccagccgccTGGCCTCTAATCTCCAAAGTCCTGGCCCGTCACTTCAGCGCCGCAGATGCCAGCAGAGTCCTGGACCAACTCCAGAGG GATTATGAGAGGTCCCTGAGCCGCCTGACGCTGGATGACATCGAACGCTTGGCTGGCCGTTTCTTGCACCCTGAAGTGACTGAAGCTATGGAGAAGGGGTTCTCCAAGTAG